A region from the Triticum aestivum cultivar Chinese Spring chromosome 3D, IWGSC CS RefSeq v2.1, whole genome shotgun sequence genome encodes:
- the LOC123074789 gene encoding probable calcium-binding protein CML41 — MEVAKPGSSKCMSPMGSFKLSLLACGQCKATTVSPPDSPTGAGARSGRSLSSSASSSAGTSRGRERDRQAELREIFRHFDRDMDGRISGRELGEFFASMGDGGAKAALELDAASSGGGGDLMLGFEDFVRIVERKGGEEEEREDLRRAFEAFEAVKGSGRITPRGLQRVLSQLGDDPSVAECEAMIRAYDDDGDGELDFHDFHRMMSHD; from the coding sequence ATGGAGGTCGCCAAGCCAGGGTCGTCCAAGTGCATGTCCCCGATGGGGAGCTTCAAGCTGAGCCTGCTCGCCTGCGGCCAGTGCAAGGCCACCACCGTGTCGCCCCCGGACTCCCCCACCGGCGCTGGCGCGAGGTCCGGGCGGTCGCTGTCGTCCTCGGCGTCGTCCTCCGCGGGGACGTCCCGCGGCCGCGAGCGCGACCGACAGGCGGAGCTGCGGGAGATCTTCCGCCACTTCGACCGCGACATGGACGGCCGGATCTCGGGCCGGGAGCTGGGCGAGTTCTTCGCGTCCATGGGCGACGGCGGCGCAAAAGCCGCGCTGGAGCTGGACGCGGCcagctccggcggcggtggcgaccTCATGCTGGGGTTCGAGGACTTCGTCAGGATCGTGGAGCGCaagggcggggaggaggaggagcgcgaggACCTGCGCCGCGCGTTCGAGGCCTTCGAGGCCGTCAAGGGCTCCGGCCGGATCACGCCGCGCGGCCTGCAGCGCGTGCTCAGCCAGCTCGGCGACGACCCGTCCGTCGCCGAGTGCGAGGCCATGATACGCGCctacgacgacgacggcgacggcgagcttgATTTCCACGATTTCCATCGCATGATGAGCCATGACTAG
- the LOC123079278 gene encoding protein DETOXIFICATION 32 produces MYEAEKRREGFSSICLLPAPLEQMVAPAAEAVAVAVAGRKTLPDECKTLWQIAGPVILTGVFQFLIGFVTVAFVGHIDKVELAAVSIVIGVIEGLGFGLLLGMGSALETLCGQAVGGGQLHTLGVYMQRSWIICLATAVALLLVYMFTDPILRLLRQSPEISAVAGRYARWCVPQLFAYAVNFPMQKFYQAQSRVWVMTVISGAAVGVHALLNWVVVAKLGRGLLGAAMVGNASWWLINAVQFVYVVGGSFPEAWTGFSRKAFASLGGFVRLSLASAVMLCLEMWYYTAVIILVGCLKNPEIQVGAVSICTNYNIWTLMVSVGFNAAVSVRVANELGAKHPKAAKFSVVVAVTTSAAVGLVTLLARKQLPRLFTDDEQVVKEAAKLGYLLAATIGLNSIQPVLSGVAIGAGWQSLVAWVNIGCYYLIGLPLAAVFGFKLKLNATGIWVGMLIGTVLQTVILFVILFRTKWQKEAMLAEERVRNWGGNVELPTVQEAR; encoded by the exons ATGTACGAAGCTGAAAAAAGGCGTGAGGGGTTCAGCAGCATATGCTTGCTGCCAGCACCTTTAGAGCAGATGGTggcaccggcggcggaggcggtggcggtggcggtggccggcCGCAAGACCTTGCCGGACGAGTGTAAGACCCTGTGGCAGATCGCTGGGCCGGTCATCCTCACCGGGGTCTTCCAGTTCCTCATCGGCTTCGTTACCGTCGCCTTCGTCGGCCACATCGACAAGGTCGAGCTCGCCGCCGTCTCCATTGTCATCGGCGTCATCGAAGGCCTCGGCTTCGGGCTCCTG CTCGGCATGGGGAGCGCCCTGGAGACGCTGTGCGGGCAGGCGGTGGGGGGCGGGCAGCTCCACACGCTGGGCGTCTACATGCAGCGGTCCTGGATCATCTGCCTCGCCACGGCCGTCGCCCTGCTCCTGGTCTACATGTTCACTGACCCCATCCTCCGCCTGCTCCGGCAGTCCCCGGAGAtctcggcggtggcggggcggtacGCGCGCTGGTGCGTGCCGCAGCTCTTCGCCTACGCCGTCAACTTCCCCATGCAGAAGTTCTACCAGGCGCAGAGCCGGGTGTGGGTCATGACGGTCATctccggcgccgccgtcggcgtGCACGCGCTGCTCAACTGGGTCGTCGTGGCCAAGCTCGGCCGCGGCCTCCTGGGCGCCGCCATGGTCGGCAACGCCTCCTGGTGGCTCATCAACGCGGTGCAGTTCGTGTACGTTGTCGGCGGGTCCTTCCCGGAGGCGTGGACGGGGTTCTCGCGCAAGGCGTTCGCCAGCCTCGGCGGCTTCGTCAGGCTCTCCCTCGCGTCCGCAGTTATGCTCTG CTTAGAGATGTGGTACTACACGGCAGTAATCATTCTGGTGGGCTGCTTGAAGAACCCAGAGATTCAAGTCGGGGCCGTCTCCATATG CACGAACTACAACATCTGGACACTGATGGTATCCGTCGGCTTCAATGCCGCAGTGAG CGTTCGCGTGGCGAACGAACTTGGCGCCAAGCACCCGAAAGCGGCCAAGTTCTCGGTCGTGGTGGCGGTGACCACGTCGGCCGCCGTCGGGCTCGTCACCCTCCTGGCGAGGAAGCAGCTGCCGAGGCTTTTCACCGACGACGAGCAGGTCGTCAAGGAGGCCGCAAAGCTGGGGTACCTTCTGGCTGCCACCATAGGCCTCAACAGCATCCAGCCGGTGCTATCAG GAGTGGCCATTGGAGCTGGGTGGCAGTCCTTGGTCGCCTGGGTCAACATCGGCTGCTACTACCTCATCGGCCTGCCCCTTGCAGCTGTCTTCGGCTTCAAGCTGAAGCTTAACGCAACG GGGATTTGGGTGGGGATGCTGATCGGCACGGTTCTGCAGACCGTCATCCTGTTTGTGATCCTCTTCAGAACCAAATGGCAGAAAGAG GCTATGCTGGCAGAAGAGCGGGTGCGGAACTGGGGAGGAAACGTCGAGCTGCCGACCGTCCAAGAAGCAAGATGA